GTGGCTCTGGTTTGAAAAATATGTTGTGTGATTCCAAGCAGGCATGATAgcacaacaatacaagaagATCGGTGTCATCGCCAACTAGCACAGTGTCTGCTACTCTGGCTAATTCTACTGCTTTTTGACAATCATCACATCAGCATCTCCTGAAGCATGGTACactttacaatttctttccaagaagcagctaagcatattaatgaactgcTACCTGTTGGTGCTGTTCAATAAAAAAGTACCCTTCTTCATGTTCAGCTTCGtatctttggtgaatgacaCAGCCACTCCGGAGTACCCTTTGGCCCTCCTCAGATGTACCATATCTTTTGTTGATGACCTCTCACAtgtcattcaccaaagataCGAAGCTGAACATAAAGAAGGGTACTTTTTTGAACAGCACCAACAAGTAGCTGTTCATTAATATGCTTAGCTgcttcttggaaagaaattgtaaagtataccatgcttcaggagatgctgatgtgatgattgtacattacaaaaaagcagtagaattagccagagtagcagacactgtgctagttggtgaTGACACCGATCTTCTTGTATTGTTGTGTTATCATGCCTGCTTGGAATCATACAACACATTTTTCAATCAGAGCCAAAAAAGCCACTATGAATTATGAAACCCAGGCTGTGGAACATAACTGCTGTCAAAGAGAAACTTGGCTTTGAAATATGCTATATACAACATTCTCTTCCTACATGCAATACTTGGATGTGGCACAACACCACAGCTATATGACATTGGGAAAGGTAAAGTCCAGTAAATACTTTCAAATGCAGGCCAAAGTGTTCAGTGCAGTAGCATCTACACCAAATGACATCGTGGCTGCAGGAGAGCaagcactagtggatttatacaGTGGAAGTCCAAAGGAAGGATTAAACTCTCTCCAATACAAACGTTTTTGTGAATAAGTACTACAGTTGTTCTTCCACAAACTTTGCCACCTACTTTAGCTGctgctaaatatcacagtttccGTGTATAATTCCAAACACAAGAGTGGAAAGGTGATGCCAGTGAAATGCAGTCAACTACATGGGGGTAGAAAGACTATGATGGTAAACTGATGCCTTTGCTAACTGATCTATCACCTGCTCCAGATGAGTTGTTGAAAATGATTAGGTGTAACTGTCACACTGACTGCAGCAGCATGAGATGCACTTGCAAGAAATACAAGGTGAAATGCTCTTCTGTTTGTGGCAACTGCAAGGGAACAGGCTGCACCAACTCAGACACCTCaatccatgaagaagatgatacagataccaacactgaatgaaagcgaaacttaccatttatatacacaagggAATAGATTTTCTCNNNNNNNNNNNNNNNNNNNNNNNNNNNNNNNNNNNNNNNNNNNNNNNNNNNNNNNNNNNNNNNNNNNNNNNNNNNNNNNNNNNNNNNNNNNNNNNNNNNNNNNNNNNNNNNNNNNNNNNNNNNNNNNNNNNNNNNNNNNNNNNNNNNNNNNNNNNNNNNNNNNNNNNNNNNNNNNNNNNNNNNNNNNNNNNNNNNNNNNNATGCTTCAGGAGATGCTGATGTGATGATTGTACATTACAAAAAAGCAGTAGAATTAGCCAGAGTAGCAGACACTGTGCTAGTTGGCGATGACACCGATCTTCTTGTATTGTTGTGTTATCATGCCTGCTTGGAATCATACAACACATTTTTCAAATCAGAGTCAAAAAAGCCACTATGAAACCCAGGCTGTGGAACATAACTGCTGTCAAAGAGAAACTTGGCTTTGAAATATGCTATATAAAACATTCTCTTCCTACATGCAATACTTGGATGTGACACAACACTACAGCTGTATGACATTGGGAAAGGTAAAGTCCAGTAAATACTTTCAAATGCAGGCCAAAGTGTTCAGTGCAGTAGCATCTACACCAAATGACATCGTGGCTGCAGGAGAGCaagcactagtggatttatacaGTGGAAGTCCAAAGGAAGGATTAAACTCTCTCCAATACAAGCGTTTTTGTGAATAGGTAGCTAAAAACACTACAGTTGTTCTTCCACAAACTTTGCCAGCTGctgctaaatatcacagtttccATGTATAATTCCAAACACAAGAGTGGAAAGGTGATGCCAGTGAAATGCAGCCAACTGCATGGGGGTAGAAAGACCATGATGGAAAACTGATGCCTGTGCTAACTAATCTATTACCTGCTCCAGATAAGCTGTTGAAAATGATTAGATGTAACTGTCACACTGACTGCAGCAGCATGAGATGCACTTGCAAGAAATACAAGGTGAAATGCTCTTCTGTTTGTGGCAACTGCAAGGGAACAGGCTGCACCAACTCAGACACCTCaatccatgaagaagatgatacagataccaacactaaatgaaagcgaaacttaccatttatatacacaagggAATAGATTTTCCCCTACCACGGCCATGGTTAACGCgtgtcattgtgtatgtacctaacttaacttgtacaatgtcaggtttcgagttgtaaacaattaaatccatcttcatgacaATGGAGAATGAAAACAACCGAATTGTATATAAACTATGCTATTTctcggtttccatggtaacacatgcaCCTTCTAGTCTTCATCATGACCCTCTGTTATGAAAACAGTCCCATACCATGGGAAAACAATCAAtagacaagcaataaatagcttaaaccaaaatttaattaagtgcgtgggcgggactaaataatattagttttgtccagtaaaataatgataactttagaacagattaagctatggataccaaacaagtgtcactttgttccttatagtgagagcaatcatttgataccaaatataaatagtttggataatgtatagctgaaatagaagcacaaatcctATTTTTTTTGCTAAAAGTGGCAAAAAAGGTCATCAAAAGGTCACTTTGGGAGTTtccgggacttttgatatggtatagagcacatttttctgtgctagaaactgttgaaaccatttgtgttgcaattagttaaaggttaaaccataaaatgactggactatagCTACTTCATTTGTTTACATACCGTGGCCCAGCCTGGCTTAGAAGACTCGCCATGTGGCGGAGCATGTGCAAGTGTATATAGAGCGGCGGCCGTAATTGAGCTCATGAACGGACAAAAACGAGAGTAACCTATTTAATACGTGATTGGGATTTgagatttctaaatatttaatggatttctaattggatttctgAGATAGTGTTCGGGAGTCCCAAGGTGTTGGCGACCCCTCGCATGATTGTGTACAGGAATATATATGTTTCTTGGTTTCTGTTGTGTGTGAGTAAAAAGCCATTGTTTTCTTTGACTTTTGTCAAACTGTGTTAAAGAGCGTAAGCACCGAGCGGTACAGTGACCGATGGCTGGTATACCCAGAGAAGACGTGCCGTTGGTGTTAGTAACTGGAGCTTCAGGCTACATAGCCACCCATGTCATTCAGCAGCTTCTGTCCTCTGGTAATTACCGAGTACGAGGAACGATCAGAAGTTTGAAGAACGAAGAAAGAGTCAAGGCTCTGAAGGAGTTAGTTCCTGGTGCTAAATATTCTTTAGAACTTTGTGAAGCAGAACTAGAAGATAAAGAATCCTGGGTGCTTGCTGTGAAGGGTTGCACGTACGTGTTTCACATTGCTGCTCCAGTCCCACCTGTCATTCCCAGAGATCCAGATGAGATGTCACGTCCTGCAATTCAGGGCACATTGAATGTGCTCTCTGCTTGTGCTGGAAGtggcactgtgaaaaaggtCATTTTAACTAGTTCCACCATGGCTATATCTTGTGGACTGGCAGGTCATCCTGACAGGGAAAACCACATATACACAGAGGAAGATTTTTCAATTCCAGAGGTATGTCCACCATATGAAAGAAGCAAGGTACTAGCAGAAAAGGCTGCATGGAAATTTGTAGATGAACTACCAGAGAAGAAGTTTGATCTTGTTGTTATGAATCCTGGATTGACTTTTGGTCCGATAATTGTCAGATCTTGTGGCGCTTCAGTTGATTTTGTAAGAGCAATGCTAGCAGGAGATGTTCCAGGAGCAGTCGACATTACCATGATGGTGATTGATGTTCGGGATGTGGCAAGGGCTCATATCATCGCTATGGAAAAACCTGAGTGTATTGGAAAGCGTTATATCCTTGTTGCTGAAAACAACGTTCACTTTCGAACGGTTGCTGAATGGATACAAGATGAGTTTGACCCTCAAGGTTACAAGATAGGCACCATGAGAATTCCGAAGTTCGTTGCTTGGATTATTTCTAAGTTTAACACCAGCATGCGCTTCATTTACCCAGGCATCGGAAAGAGGCTGACATTGGTTAACGATAGAATGATTGATGAGCTTGGGATCAAACCAACACCTATCAGACAGTCAGTAATTGACACTGGATATAGTCTTATAGAATTTGGCTTTGTCCAGAAGACAGATAAATATCAAGGTAGTAGTGCAACATGAACCTGACACTATTATTCATCTCACTGGTGATTAGTATAAcatgtcacaataattataatatgtcAAGTGCATAttaacaagagtacataatatatatatatatattatgtactcttgatattaaTTAACATGCATTATGTGCTTATGAATATACATGTTGTTAGTCTATACATTATGTGTTCTATGCAGCTAAAACATCTCACACatatcatgcatgcacatgttgcATTCATTGGTCCATGTTTCAGGATGGGTTTTACAAGGCAATCAGTTATGTTGTTGACTGTTAATCTGTCTGCATACGGAAATCCTATCTTGTGGCACTTACTTAACTTCTCGATATTGTCTGCTTTCTGAAAAAGTTATGATGTAAGAACTTGTTACTATAGCACTATATAGTGTTCTGACATTGTATATGtaatcataattataatcatgCAATAGGTCAGTTACTGGCTGCTTTCTATTATACATGTGTGTAACATCACAGCCCAAGAGATAGcctatactgtacatgcaggGCTTGAGATTTAATATAcactagtgctgagcgatagtaaaaattttactatcacgatagttactcattaaatatcgcgatagtgaatactatcccgatagtttatgaaacactttgttcttaacaaagtcttagttgtatagctatgatttgcagtcatatagaaagttattttgcatgcacaggacatttgttaattaactgcgtgGGCA
The nucleotide sequence above comes from Dysidea avara chromosome 3, odDysAvar1.4, whole genome shotgun sequence. Encoded proteins:
- the LOC136250754 gene encoding uncharacterized protein — translated: MAGIPREDVPLVLVTGASGYIATHVIQQLLSSGNYRVRGTIRSLKNEERVKALKELVPGAKYSLELCEAELEDKESWVLAVKGCTYVFHIAAPVPPVIPRDPDEMSRPAIQGTLNVLSACAGSGTVKKVILTSSTMAISCGLAGHPDRENHIYTEEDFSIPEVCPPYERSKVLAEKAAWKFVDELPEKKFDLVVMNPGLTFGPIIVRSCGASVDFVRAMLAGDVPGAVDITMMVIDVRDVARAHIIAMEKPECIGKRYILVAENNVHFRTVAEWIQDEFDPQGYKIGTMRIPKFVAWIISKFNTSMRFIYPGIGKRLTLVNDRMIDELGIKPTPIRQSVIDTGYSLIEFGFVQKTDKYQGSSAT